A stretch of DNA from Apis cerana isolate GH-2021 linkage group LG8, AcerK_1.0, whole genome shotgun sequence:
atgtcaaattgtaaacatatttacaatattataaaaaattgtcatagtagttattatattgcttgatgattaaaaaattagaaaagttttattaataaatataatattcttatgtaAAATTACCGATCAATTAAgtatcaaatattgaaaaataaatatctcaagtaatatattaaattaaagaaagtataattcaacaaatattcaattattctatggtcaaaaaacaatgaaaaatattaaatttttttttaaattattagaatacgATGTAATAACCGCTAATTATTCTGTAAATATGCGAATGATCAGTCTTATTCGgtattttatgaatagaaaAATCGTAGTTAGAAGTATAaaagaatcgtaaaaaattaattcgacgaTGTACTTCTAATTAAGTACTCGGTAGGAGCTTTTTCCGTACttgtaaatatcatattagatTACATTCGAAGCTATAAAAAGGGCAAAATTTTAGCtatgttcttttaaaaatttaatccaatatttgtatatttctttttttttttttttactataatcaaaaaatataaattgttaaatcctTCAATGAATCATTCAAATTAATGCGTTTTTCTAAATcgtttttactaaaattttaagtatttatatctattacatgtaacatctttttaaatataaaaaatgaattgcttgaataaagttttaaatgaaCATAGCATAGAcatgattatttaatcaattaaaattcccACTTTGTAGCAGATTCATAATCCGTTTCTCCAAGACGCAGTGCTCCATTTTTTCCTGCAGTTAGATATCTTCCATCGGTGTGCTTAATACAAATACGAGAAGGTTCTcgtaattctaaataaaagcCATCGGAAGATATATCGGAATCTACGGTTACTCCTTCGCTATCTGCATGCCAATATTTACCATTTTGacctgaaataaaataaattcaatagaaaaaaataaatcagtttttttaagttctaattaagatttaaaatatatttaaaatattatattattattaagtaaaacatcgaaaattataatattataatttttaatttccatattaatatagatgtattattcaaataattttttaccctTAAATCTAACAATTCCACGATCACATCTTTCGACTCTGATAGTTTCATAAATAGCTTTGTTGCATTCTAATTTTGAACTGGCTGAACTTTTAGGTCCTACAAATCCTTGTTCACAACGTAATACTAAGACAGGtctattcattaaataaaaataatatttgctagCATCTGAATCCAATCCATTTACGGATTCTGCATTAGCATAAAGATGACCAGAACGCTTTGTTGCTAAAAATTTGCCATTGTTAGCGCGTAAAGCTACTGTTCCATCTTCCGATTGCCAAATCAAATCAAACAAAGCATTAGAAGAACGTTTGTGTTCCGATGCTTGAATTCCTCCTCCTGCTTCAAGACTCCAGTAACGATCTTGCATGGTACGCACATACCATCTTTTAGTTACACGATCAAATTCTAATTGGAAAGTTTCATGTCCAGAAATTTCATCTTGATTAGCAGTCACATCAACGCCTGAAACCATGATGctattattattcagaaagattttttaaatttatttaattaattatttataataatttataattaattatacttaaaatttatattttaaaatgaataatatttattaataaatttttaataattaaaatttaataattaaaatttaataaatataataatttataattaaatgtaaatatataaaaaaataattatatttcattttaattataaattttttttaactaaaactataaaaacaaaaataataaaaattataaaaataaaatataccttGTTTCACAGATACATAACGTTGATTTAAAGCAGCAACAAAAGAAGCTTGCGGTAATGATTCTTCTAAAGAAAACAACTCATCTCGAGTTACAGTTGTTGATCTTGATTTTAAAACAGCTTTACTTCCAATAGGTGCCAAATATGCTCCATACAGAtcccttttaaaaatatcaaattaaaaatatcataatctatatcgtaatctttaaaatacagATACAAGATAcagatacaatttaaattaattatgtataaatatatatataatatatatataaataatatatatatataatatatataaatatatatgttttatatattttatatatacaataaatatatacacatactaaaattaatttataataattataataaaatataacataaattaaataattttttttatttaatgtttacagaattatattttaatattataatgtaataaaaagtatattaatttcttacctGAGTGCTAGTAATCCAGCATGAAACTCAGCAGCATAAAGACAATCTCGTGTACAAGAATCTAAAAGTTTACCATCTCGTgctaaatatttgttattacaagTGTGTAAAGCATAATGACCACCCTCAAATTTAGAATGTTCTTCGCCGTTATCTTCTATCGAAGCAGGACGAAATTCTAAAGTAAAAAGTGTATCTTCTCCCCAAGGAACTGGTGCATCTACATGAATTTCATCTTGTGTTGCACTTAAATGAGCAAATCGTTTTCTTCCagcagattttaaatttaccttaaaagaaatttgtataagaaatcaaaattaatcaatattttattaaaataatataacatatttatatataatataatatatataatacacataataatacatataaactcATTCGGAattcatgtaaaatttaatatatgaaaactaattttgtttttaataaataatttaaaattatgatgtaATATGATGTAAAAACTTACTTGAGGTCTAGCAGCAAGATGTACTAGCCAATATTCTGCTTCACTTGGTGCTTTGGCTATACATTTAAGTTCATCTTGACTAGAACCCAAGAAATATCCTCTTTGAATATTCTTTAGAGCCCATCTACCACttcctaatttaaaaaaaaaaattaaatttttacaaatgattatgatttaattatataataataatgtctaaaaaaatatattatttttatagattataaattataaattgatattaaaatttatttaaaaaatcaaagattggtttaaatatttaaattaaacttaataaaaataaatttatattatatcaagtcaaaattatatataccatCAGAAGCTAACTGTATTTGAAAAGCACAACCAGGATCACTAGGATCTTCTGCTTCACAAGTAACATTTCCAAACTGATCCACTGCTAAATAACGATCTAAATGAGATCGAAGAAAAACTTGTTGTTCGCTACCTTCTAAAGTccataattgttttttcttcaaacTTGAACcatttgcattaattttaaatccaaAAGTTTCAGCTGTGAGATACTTAAACTTTCCATTTATTAAAccaacctaaaataaaattaaataaatattagggaaaatattttttaaaaatattatatttaattagcttaaaataaatttagaatctatttataagctttctttatttgtaatagatttataaatttcatttattgtattccaaatataataaatatatattccaaataaataatgctcaaatttttatttttaatctataattctaaattttaatattttcaatgaataattaataatttttaatgaagtattttttaaaagtacaaaataaacaaatttaaattaaatataagaaatatgtattaatattaatttattaaaaataaaatatatataacttttaattaattaataattaccgTCCATCcagatttttcatttgtattttcagAACCGACATTCTCACCGTTAGCCTGCATTGTTTATTTCTAtcgatcgttaattaaatgtgtaaaaatccttcgaattatttctgtaaatatatataaaaaaaataattaataaattataaaaatataattaataaatatttaataaataattaataaaatataaaaatataattaattataactactacattaattaattataactagTATAACTAATAATTCACGGTAAAAGGTATAaactattcataaatatatataaaaatttaaacaatttaaataattagaaaaataattatttgataataattaattttcataagtatttaaatatttaataaattgaaaattaatggtaaaaatagcattataatggaaaaataacaTCCTATTTTTGTCTCAGGGTTAAAGTTTTCTTAGACAAACATATGAATCTGATCTCTtcagaaagatattttataaaatgcagTTCTTAATTTAGAACATTCTTcagtcttaaaattttttcgtcttccaagtatattttattttcaacccTCAACTTCATGACTCATTTGTACGTGTTTCCGCCTGGGTGGGGCCAACTTCACTAAGAAAATGTTAACTTAGTGACTATTTCgtcttaatatcaatttttatcaaaaaactattattaatttttattaattattactttttccaattaaaaaacaaaatataatataatataaaatttataaagtctgatccattatttgttataactattaaaaattattgttctggtatataaatattttaaactataaaagatgtaattaaacatatatttgaaataaatgaaagaataatatataggtataatatatatatattgaaggttgatttcttcattatttattgtcaatttattattttaaacatttatttaacaaaaataaattttaaaatcatttaacatctgattataaattaaattaacaaaataaaaattattaattttttataaatttcttatatttactatacactattttataacataattaaatttaaataaatatatataatattatatttaaaattaaattttcattcaaaaaatttattagaacgaaaactgaaattataaaattaaaaattataaaattactaaattcaaaaatcagttaattaaatcataatgcAAAATCAATAACACGATACGAAAGCCGGGACAATGACTGGCGTTCCATCCACCCAGTTTAACAAAACTATATTttgattctaaaaaagaaaataaagaaaagtgactaataatattaaataataaacattaatgattaaattagaaacaagtaacaaataatatggcaataatataataataaaaaactaagtcgataaaatagaatatattacatttaaagatctaaatgagatattttgtttaaatatcaaaagatatttaaaaaatttcaaatgaatatttaaaaaaaacaataaatgttataattaaaatctaacttataactattatttaaattaattttatttattcaataattaataaataataaataaataatatatttttgtacacttataatttaaattcgtaatttattaaatatataatatatacatataaaaatatatgtataaaaaacaaaatatgataaaaattatgaataaaacattatgATCTTTGtaccaaataaatttatatacttacagAATCAAAAGGAAGACAAATTATACGTACTTGTCGTGAAAATACACTAAAAACAGACAGAAGAAAGTACGCAAGAGAAGTATCGGTTACGACCAACGAATTATGTTCGCCGCAACAAAGATACTCAGCCAGCAACTGACTTGACTCGCTTGTTCTTTTCAGTTTGTGTTAAGGATCCCTCAGGACTTCTGACGCATGCGCAAAATCTGATTCCACCATAGAATCAGGATTGTGTATAGAATGTAATATTGGTGGAGAAacattataagatttatttatttttttatatttataattgtttatattaattgtatttattataaaaattatttaaactattaacattaatttgtaTAGTATTCtacaagtaataataaatatcatatagtaaataaaaatttttacgacaaatataacaaatataataggtatctttaaatttatacggCCCTGTATAATTTTACAGAATATCGCGCGTGCGCCGTTTTAATAAGGGGGTCGCGGTCGTGAACGATAGAGGATgtagaaagaggaaaaagtggGGAATAAGCATACATCGAACTGTCGACTTTCCGGAAGACAGTGAACCGCAGATCGACGACCCTATCTTTGTGATTGCTGTTTTTGCAATGAAACCTTATATacattccattttttatttttaatttatctattctttataattattattttaatataatttatgcttttcttttttgtgaagatttaaaaatttaaaaaaatttttttaaatatatattatttttaaatatatatatattatttacagtgttttatattaataaaattaaaatttatcaaattaaattataaagttataatattggtattttctttataataaatattaaaatttttaaatatgaaatatattcaagttgtatttaaaataattattattatttaatttaattattattttgaaaaaatataaacataaaaatataaacatatgttttaaataaatattatattatgattaaatttcataaaataaaacgataaaaaagataatatcttaaattgaaattaaaatgatttcaatttcaataaataaattatattgattttttaatcaaaaatcatttataattttacgaaattttattatgtataataaat
This window harbors:
- the LOC108000005 gene encoding protein singed, with product MQANGENVGSENTNEKSGWTVGLINGKFKYLTAETFGFKINANGSSLKKKQLWTLEGSEQQVFLRSHLDRYLAVDQFGNVTCEAEDPSDPGCAFQIQLASDGSGRWALKNIQRGYFLGSSQDELKCIAKAPSEAEYWLVHLAARPQVNLKSAGRKRFAHLSATQDEIHVDAPVPWGEDTLFTLEFRPASIEDNGEEHSKFEGGHYALHTCNNKYLARDGKLLDSCTRDCLYAAEFHAGLLALRDLYGAYLAPIGSKAVLKSRSTTVTRDELFSLEESLPQASFVAALNQRYVSVKQGVDVTANQDEISGHETFQLEFDRVTKRWYVRTMQDRYWSLEAGGGIQASEHKRSSNALFDLIWQSEDGTVALRANNGKFLATKRSGHLYANAESVNGLDSDASKYYFYLMNRPVLVLRCEQGFVGPKSSASSKLECNKAIYETIRVERCDRGIVRFKGQNGKYWHADSEGVTVDSDISSDGFYLELREPSRICIKHTDGRYLTAGKNGALRLGETDYESATKWEF